From Vibrio tritonius, the proteins below share one genomic window:
- a CDS encoding helix-turn-helix domain-containing protein, which produces MPDEIYDEYPSMTLAREAGEVNHIEPLRLGERIKTIRGNLGLTLEEASQRTGLARSTLSKIENEQISPTFQAMQKLAHGLAIDMPQLFEPPKKIIATGRRDITRKEAGKPHPTQTYEHELLATQLSNKKMMPFKSRVRARSFDEYREWIRHDGEEFLLILEGEVMFYTEFYEPVRLAAGDNVYYDANMGHMLVSVSDDDALILWVTAK; this is translated from the coding sequence ATGCCCGACGAAATTTACGATGAGTATCCATCGATGACCTTAGCTCGTGAAGCGGGCGAGGTTAACCACATAGAACCTTTGCGTTTAGGTGAACGAATTAAAACAATTCGTGGCAACTTGGGATTAACACTGGAAGAGGCCAGTCAACGTACCGGTTTGGCCCGTTCAACATTGAGTAAAATCGAAAACGAGCAAATATCTCCAACGTTCCAAGCAATGCAAAAGTTAGCACATGGTTTGGCTATAGATATGCCTCAACTATTTGAACCACCAAAGAAAATAATTGCGACAGGTAGGCGAGATATCACCAGAAAAGAAGCGGGGAAACCTCATCCAACGCAAACCTATGAACATGAATTACTCGCAACGCAGCTTTCAAATAAGAAAATGATGCCATTTAAAAGCCGTGTGCGAGCACGCTCTTTTGACGAATACCGAGAATGGATTCGTCATGATGGCGAAGAGTTCTTATTGATATTGGAAGGGGAAGTTATGTTTTACACTGAGTTTTATGAACCAGTGCGATTGGCCGCAGGAGACAATGTTTATTACGATGCTAACATGGGGCATATGTTGGTTTCTGTAAGTGATGACGATGCGCTTATCCTTTGGGTTACCGCTAAATAG
- the gcvH gene encoding glycine cleavage system protein GcvH, producing the protein MDKTLKFTDSHEWVRDNGDGTATIGISEHAQEMLGDVVFVELPEVDSEIDAGDTFSLVESVKAASDIYAPVSGVVIEVNEELEDSPELVNSEPYDTGWIVTVKMSDPSELNDLQSAAEYEASLEEEEDEDDE; encoded by the coding sequence ATGGATAAAACACTGAAGTTCACAGACAGCCATGAATGGGTCCGCGACAACGGGGACGGTACGGCAACGATCGGAATTTCTGAACATGCCCAAGAAATGTTGGGTGATGTTGTGTTTGTTGAACTGCCTGAAGTTGACAGTGAGATCGATGCGGGCGATACCTTTTCCCTCGTAGAATCCGTTAAGGCGGCTTCCGATATTTATGCACCAGTTTCTGGTGTTGTTATCGAAGTAAACGAAGAATTAGAAGACAGTCCAGAGCTTGTAAACTCAGAACCTTACGATACAGGTTGGATTGTTACGGTAAAAATGTCCGATCCAAGTGAGCTTAACGATTTGCAAAGCGCTGCAGAATATGAAGCTTCATTGGAAGAGGAAGAAGATGAAGACGACGAATAA
- a CDS encoding HAD-IA family hydrolase — protein sequence MAKIKKQCVIFDCEGTLVDSERLCCQVLQQLLVEIGVCLRLDEVMQHFDGGKSADILNQLLIATCTHADVDVLEVEYRRRTEALFKSELQPMPGAKSLLEELKKQRIDMCIASNAPREKTAEILKITGLLPYFENHIYSGFDANSWKPDPDLIHYCAMNMGYRLDDCIYVDDTVQGVTAGVLAGVKTFHLQGDRLLHDCGFAEVEPLQQLTDLKQFLELPK from the coding sequence ATGGCAAAAATAAAAAAACAATGTGTCATCTTTGATTGTGAAGGAACGCTCGTTGATAGTGAGCGTTTGTGTTGTCAGGTACTTCAACAGTTATTAGTAGAAATTGGAGTTTGTCTTAGGCTCGATGAAGTGATGCAACATTTCGATGGCGGGAAAAGCGCAGATATTTTAAATCAATTGCTAATAGCAACATGCACTCATGCAGATGTTGATGTGCTAGAAGTGGAATACCGTCGTCGCACCGAAGCTCTATTCAAATCTGAGCTGCAGCCCATGCCTGGTGCTAAGTCTTTGCTTGAGGAGTTGAAAAAACAACGCATTGATATGTGTATTGCTTCCAATGCTCCGCGTGAAAAAACGGCTGAGATACTGAAAATTACGGGACTTTTGCCGTACTTTGAAAACCATATTTATTCCGGCTTTGATGCAAATAGTTGGAAACCTGATCCTGACCTTATCCATTATTGTGCGATGAACATGGGGTATCGGCTGGATGACTGTATTTATGTGGATGATACCGTGCAGGGTGTAACTGCTGGGGTTCTTGCGGGGGTGAAAACTTTTCATTTGCAAGGTGACAGGCTACTTCACGATTGTGGTTTTGCTGAAGTGGAACCGTTACAGCAACTGACTGATCTAAAGCAATTTCTCGAACTGCCTAAATGA
- a CDS encoding S1 family peptidase: MKSISFFALLFLSTISAYAADVSTYIVNGTSTTVSTYPAFVNLFYYRESITGYTYGMYCGGTMLDSSHVLTAAHCVTDEDSEPNESYLLYTVVAQVDNLSNFPSNATYVRAKSFYYPDDYQYSSTNLWPNDIAIIELESELNVSGSSTLPDDDTYRLGSDGTDDDDNDYSFTAVGHGKTSTSSSVSDELLETSMDYVPNDTCSGDLANINDSQLCFKGSETDTTTNLSNGICSGDSGGPIYTDYTGSLVQVGITSFGPSTCGSAIGSSGVDAVFTEVYDYEDWIQEVIDGEVTAKYTATDEEREAYSESSSSSSSSSSSSSSNVSTASSSSGGGSVTWYGILFLVVVARWRRN; this comes from the coding sequence ATGAAATCCATTTCGTTTTTCGCCCTTTTATTTCTCTCGACCATTTCTGCTTATGCGGCTGATGTATCGACTTATATTGTCAATGGTACATCGACCACTGTGTCAACGTATCCAGCCTTTGTGAATCTTTTTTATTATCGAGAAAGCATCACTGGTTATACTTATGGTATGTACTGTGGTGGTACTATGCTCGACTCTTCACACGTACTGACTGCCGCACACTGTGTTACCGATGAGGATAGCGAGCCCAACGAGTCTTACTTGCTTTATACCGTGGTAGCTCAAGTGGATAACCTATCTAATTTTCCAAGTAACGCCACCTATGTACGGGCAAAATCCTTTTATTATCCAGATGATTACCAATATTCATCAACCAACTTATGGCCCAATGATATCGCGATCATTGAGCTTGAGTCGGAATTGAACGTGTCCGGTTCAAGCACCTTGCCTGATGATGATACCTATCGACTCGGCAGTGATGGAACCGATGATGATGACAATGACTATAGTTTTACAGCTGTCGGGCATGGCAAAACGTCAACGAGCAGCAGTGTCAGTGATGAACTGTTAGAAACCTCGATGGATTATGTGCCTAATGATACTTGCTCAGGTGATCTCGCGAATATCAATGATTCACAGCTCTGTTTTAAAGGCAGTGAAACCGATACGACCACCAACTTGAGCAACGGGATCTGTTCGGGAGACTCTGGTGGCCCGATTTATACTGACTATACAGGCAGCTTAGTTCAGGTGGGGATCACCAGTTTTGGTCCTAGTACTTGTGGCTCAGCCATTGGCAGCTCAGGTGTCGATGCGGTATTTACGGAAGTTTATGATTATGAAGATTGGATTCAAGAAGTGATTGATGGCGAGGTGACGGCTAAATATACCGCTACGGATGAAGAGCGTGAAGCCTATTCAGAAAGTAGTTCAAGCTCGAGTTCATCTTCAAGTTCTTCATCGAGTAATGTTTCCACAGCGTCTTCATCTTCCGGTGGTGGAAGTGTGACATGGTATGGAATCCTTTTCCTTGTTGTGGTCGCTCGGTGGCGTAGGAATTGA
- a CDS encoding DUF2238 domain-containing protein: MTVPRQLTWFTLGYAVLFIFSAVAPNSQSVWIAEIIPVMLMLALTWWISTLVPLSKTAYCLIFIWMALHTIGAKYTFAEVPFGWFNQLIGSERNNFDRVAHFAIGLYAYPIAEVVIRRRLAPSWLARAFALFVIMSIAAGYEIVEWWYADLAGGENGIAFLGSQGDIWDAQKDMLCDTLGALCALSLLSWQCRHNPRRFQD, translated from the coding sequence ATGACCGTACCTCGCCAACTCACTTGGTTTACGCTCGGCTATGCCGTGCTATTTATTTTTTCAGCTGTCGCCCCAAATTCCCAGTCGGTATGGATAGCAGAAATCATTCCTGTGATGCTCATGCTGGCACTCACATGGTGGATATCAACGTTAGTTCCTCTGAGTAAAACCGCTTACTGCCTGATATTCATTTGGATGGCCTTGCATACGATAGGTGCCAAATATACCTTCGCAGAAGTGCCATTTGGTTGGTTCAATCAATTGATTGGTTCAGAACGTAACAATTTTGACCGAGTTGCTCATTTTGCCATTGGGCTGTACGCCTATCCGATTGCAGAAGTGGTAATTCGTCGGCGTTTAGCTCCCTCTTGGTTAGCAAGAGCATTTGCTCTTTTTGTCATTATGAGTATTGCTGCAGGCTACGAAATCGTAGAATGGTGGTATGCTGATTTAGCGGGAGGAGAAAACGGTATCGCTTTTCTAGGTTCACAAGGGGATATCTGGGATGCACAAAAAGACATGCTGTGTGACACCCTTGGAGCACTATGCGCCTTGAGCCTACTAAGTTGGCAATGTCGACATAATCCTAGGCGTTTTCAGGATTAA
- the cutA gene encoding divalent-cation tolerance protein CutA, giving the protein MNPQDFCIVLTTTNKQENAQSMIQALLEQKLAACIQTMPISSHYVWQGEVCHDDEVLLVIKTQLECYSDVEQTVAALHDYDVPQIVQVPITEGFHPYLAWIKQNTQKK; this is encoded by the coding sequence ATGAACCCCCAAGATTTTTGTATCGTGCTAACCACCACGAATAAACAGGAAAATGCCCAGTCAATGATTCAGGCATTGCTTGAGCAAAAATTGGCTGCCTGTATTCAAACCATGCCGATCAGCAGTCATTACGTATGGCAGGGAGAGGTTTGCCATGACGATGAAGTATTGTTAGTCATCAAAACACAACTAGAGTGTTATTCAGATGTTGAACAAACCGTTGCTGCGCTTCACGATTACGACGTGCCGCAAATTGTGCAAGTACCCATCACCGAAGGTTTTCACCCTTATCTTGCTTGGATAAAGCAAAATACACAAAAAAAATAA
- a CDS encoding inosine/guanosine kinase, whose product MKFPGQRKSKHYFPTQNRDPLLKQMQQTQALYNPTIIGIGQTIVDIEARVDSEFLEKYQLSKGHSLVLEESKADALYAELVERDLITHQYPGDTIGNTLHNYSVLADSKSVLLGVMSKNIEVGSYAYRYLCLTSSRVNMNYLQTVDGPIGRCYTLISEDGERTFAINEGQMNQLHPESIPESIFEKASALVISSYLMRGKPTDPMPSAVQRAVNLAKEYNVPVVLTLGTKYVIEGRAEWWQEYLKDNVSVLAMNEDEGLALTGHADPLVAADKALDWVDLVLCTAGPIGLYMAGYVDEDAKRETESPLLPGNIPEFNKFEFSRAMRKQVCAEPKKVYSHIGPYLGGPLKIKNTNGAGDGALSALLHDMAANSYHAKNVPNSAKHQHPFLTYSSLSQVCRYANRVSYEVLTQHSPRLSKALPEREDSLEEAYWDR is encoded by the coding sequence ATGAAGTTTCCCGGACAACGCAAATCTAAACACTATTTCCCGACACAAAATCGAGATCCACTCCTTAAGCAAATGCAGCAGACGCAAGCGCTTTATAATCCAACCATCATAGGGATTGGACAAACCATCGTGGACATCGAAGCTCGTGTCGACTCTGAGTTTTTGGAAAAATACCAACTCAGTAAAGGTCACTCTCTCGTACTTGAGGAATCGAAAGCAGATGCGCTGTATGCAGAGTTGGTCGAACGAGATCTTATCACTCACCAATATCCGGGTGACACCATTGGCAACACCTTACACAACTATTCTGTGTTAGCTGACAGTAAGTCTGTATTGCTCGGTGTAATGTCAAAGAATATCGAAGTGGGGTCTTATGCGTATCGCTATCTCTGCTTAACGTCTTCGCGCGTCAATATGAACTATCTGCAAACGGTAGATGGGCCAATTGGCCGCTGTTATACCCTTATTTCAGAAGATGGCGAACGTACCTTTGCAATCAACGAAGGTCAGATGAATCAATTGCACCCAGAGAGCATTCCCGAGTCTATCTTCGAAAAAGCGTCTGCACTGGTGATTTCATCTTACTTAATGCGTGGTAAACCTACCGATCCTATGCCAAGCGCCGTTCAACGCGCTGTGAACCTTGCCAAAGAATACAATGTGCCTGTTGTATTAACACTGGGCACAAAATACGTCATTGAAGGTCGTGCTGAGTGGTGGCAAGAATACCTAAAAGACAACGTATCTGTCTTGGCTATGAATGAAGATGAAGGTTTGGCTTTAACAGGCCATGCAGATCCATTAGTGGCCGCAGACAAAGCTCTAGATTGGGTTGATTTGGTACTCTGTACAGCCGGACCTATCGGTCTGTATATGGCTGGCTATGTAGACGAAGATGCTAAGCGAGAAACCGAATCACCATTACTGCCTGGTAACATACCTGAATTCAATAAATTTGAATTTAGCCGCGCAATGCGCAAACAGGTGTGTGCTGAACCCAAAAAAGTGTACTCACACATTGGCCCGTACTTAGGTGGCCCGTTAAAAATCAAAAATACCAATGGCGCTGGTGATGGTGCACTATCGGCACTCCTACACGATATGGCAGCCAACAGCTATCACGCAAAGAACGTACCTAATTCGGCTAAACATCAACACCCATTTTTGACCTACTCGTCATTATCACAGGTGTGTCGTTATGCAAACCGAGTGAGCTATGAAGTTCTTACTCAGCACTCACCTCGTCTTTCGAAAGCGCTGCCAGAGCGTGAAGATAGCCTTGAAGAAGCCTATTGGGACCGATAA
- a CDS encoding EAL domain-containing protein gives MNVSVNNDESDLKYELADVTHYQRLVQFLDIVSEGLFHMDNSQTITLYTPEFYSQFGINSSTITLDDWFNLIHPLDREPLRQRIKHHMLISESQDTHRKNEFRMRKTNGQYTWVEASVISKSNHCDGFYIGRHRDISDQKLMESYLRQAAFYDNASGMSNRVKLITDIELAQKEAVHTTLIYFQIEDIRSYLNQYGVEVAQHLIHHLMSAVQAIPNHLTECYRVRSDDFAVLLSGEFSQDELMTMCCNIYSKYLSSMKEDGHLYGDHMSIGVYPNFSEDVNAEQIINIASRTCQFASEQNKSKVEIYSGKTGYKVDRFFFIERGLKEALNRRSLNVKFQPIVKSETGAVASFEALVRWRTQEFGEIYPDEFIPVAEKKGLIGELGYQVFAKACEFISQYNINNQVTTRVNVNVSVLQLLDRSFPEQIKAIADEAGIPSHSIVLELTETVILDGNKNALQQLRCLSDMGFQLALDDFGTGFSSINSFFDLPINQIKIDRTMACKTMENDDLNNYLEFIIRMCQQKSIAVVIEGIENSEMYKKFQRMGASYLQGYWLSKPLSLASASHYTLSSDSPNTTI, from the coding sequence TTGAACGTATCAGTGAATAATGACGAGAGTGATCTAAAATACGAGCTAGCTGATGTGACCCATTATCAGCGCTTAGTGCAATTTTTGGATATTGTTTCTGAAGGGTTATTCCACATGGACAATAGCCAAACAATTACACTGTATACCCCTGAATTCTACTCTCAGTTTGGTATCAATAGTTCAACGATTACACTCGACGATTGGTTCAATCTGATCCACCCACTGGATCGTGAGCCACTGCGCCAAAGAATCAAACATCACATGTTGATTTCTGAATCTCAAGATACCCATCGTAAAAATGAGTTTCGGATGCGTAAAACTAATGGTCAATACACTTGGGTGGAAGCGAGCGTTATTTCCAAATCAAATCATTGCGATGGTTTCTATATTGGTCGTCACCGCGATATTTCTGATCAAAAACTGATGGAGTCTTACCTACGTCAGGCTGCTTTCTACGACAATGCGTCAGGCATGTCTAACCGAGTCAAATTGATTACAGATATTGAGCTAGCTCAGAAAGAAGCTGTTCATACAACCTTAATCTACTTTCAAATTGAGGACATTCGCTCTTATCTCAACCAGTATGGTGTGGAAGTCGCACAGCATTTGATTCATCACTTGATGTCAGCCGTACAAGCGATTCCTAATCACCTGACTGAATGCTATCGCGTCAGATCAGACGATTTTGCCGTGCTTCTTTCAGGAGAATTCAGTCAAGATGAACTGATGACCATGTGTTGTAATATTTACTCTAAATACTTAAGTTCTATGAAGGAAGACGGGCATCTATACGGTGACCACATGAGTATTGGTGTTTATCCGAACTTCAGTGAAGATGTTAATGCAGAGCAAATCATCAATATTGCGTCACGCACATGCCAATTTGCTTCAGAGCAGAACAAATCGAAAGTCGAGATTTACAGCGGCAAAACAGGATACAAAGTAGACCGTTTTTTCTTTATTGAGCGCGGTCTAAAAGAAGCGCTCAATCGCCGCTCACTCAATGTCAAATTCCAACCGATCGTCAAATCAGAAACTGGAGCTGTTGCAAGTTTTGAAGCGCTTGTTCGTTGGCGCACCCAAGAATTTGGTGAAATATACCCAGATGAATTTATTCCCGTTGCCGAGAAAAAAGGGCTCATTGGGGAATTGGGTTACCAAGTTTTCGCCAAAGCGTGTGAATTCATTAGTCAATACAACATCAACAACCAAGTGACGACACGAGTTAACGTGAATGTGTCCGTATTGCAACTGCTTGATCGCTCTTTCCCAGAGCAAATTAAAGCCATTGCAGACGAAGCAGGCATTCCCTCCCACTCTATCGTGTTGGAGTTGACCGAAACCGTTATTCTCGATGGCAATAAAAATGCACTGCAACAATTACGCTGCCTTAGCGATATGGGATTTCAGCTTGCATTAGATGATTTTGGTACAGGTTTTAGTTCAATCAATAGCTTCTTTGATTTGCCTATTAATCAAATAAAGATCGACCGTACTATGGCGTGTAAAACCATGGAAAATGATGATTTGAACAATTATTTGGAGTTCATCATTCGCATGTGCCAGCAAAAATCGATTGCTGTCGTTATCGAAGGTATCGAAAACAGCGAAATGTATAAGAAGTTTCAACGTATGGGGGCGTCATACTTACAAGGCTACTGGCTTTCTAAACCGCTTTCCCTCGCTAGTGCAAGCCATTACACACTCTCAAGTGATAGCCCAAACACAACAATATAA
- the gcvT gene encoding glycine cleavage system aminomethyltransferase GcvT yields the protein MTQATETHDSLLHTPLHALHLEAGAKMVPFAGYDMPVQYALGVKKEHLHTRDAAGLFDVSHMGQLRLHGVNAAKALEALVPVDILDLPEGKQRYAFFTNEQGGILDDLMVANLGSHLFVVVNAACKAQDIAHIQAHLPADVSLEVIEDRALLALQGPKAAEVLARLQPAVSTMSFMDIQQVNIDGVECIVSRSGYTGEDGYEISVPAAEAAALARKLTAFDEVEWIGLGARDSLRLECGLCLYGHDLDTTTTPVEASLLWAISKVRRADGERAGGFPGDAIILDQITNKSVDRKRIGLVGETKAPVREGTELFSAQGERIGIVTSGTAGPTAGVPVSMAYVDTEYADIGTAILAEVRGKKLPMTVTKMPFVPQRYYRG from the coding sequence ATGACTCAAGCGACAGAAACTCACGACTCACTGCTTCACACGCCACTGCATGCTTTGCATCTTGAAGCTGGGGCTAAAATGGTGCCTTTTGCTGGGTATGACATGCCAGTGCAATACGCGTTAGGAGTTAAAAAAGAGCACCTTCACACACGTGATGCCGCTGGTTTATTTGATGTTTCTCATATGGGGCAATTACGCTTGCATGGTGTTAATGCCGCAAAAGCGTTAGAGGCATTAGTTCCTGTGGATATTCTTGATCTTCCTGAGGGTAAGCAGCGCTATGCGTTTTTTACCAATGAGCAAGGTGGCATTTTAGACGATTTAATGGTTGCGAATTTGGGTTCGCACCTATTTGTGGTCGTCAATGCGGCGTGTAAAGCGCAAGATATTGCTCATATTCAAGCTCATCTCCCAGCCGACGTATCGTTAGAAGTGATTGAAGACCGAGCCTTGTTAGCGCTCCAAGGTCCGAAAGCTGCAGAGGTTTTGGCACGTTTGCAACCGGCTGTGAGCACCATGTCTTTTATGGATATCCAGCAAGTGAATATCGATGGCGTAGAGTGCATTGTCAGCCGCAGTGGTTATACCGGTGAAGATGGTTATGAAATCTCAGTCCCCGCTGCCGAAGCTGCTGCTCTGGCGCGTAAGTTAACCGCCTTTGACGAAGTGGAATGGATTGGCTTGGGAGCACGTGACTCTTTACGTCTCGAATGTGGCTTATGTTTGTATGGTCATGATCTTGATACAACCACTACGCCAGTTGAAGCAAGTTTGCTTTGGGCAATCAGCAAGGTACGCCGTGCCGATGGTGAACGTGCTGGTGGTTTTCCAGGCGATGCCATTATTTTGGATCAAATCACCAATAAATCGGTTGATCGCAAACGTATTGGTCTTGTTGGTGAAACCAAAGCCCCGGTTCGTGAAGGCACTGAACTGTTTTCAGCGCAAGGCGAGCGAATTGGTATCGTGACTAGTGGTACGGCAGGACCTACAGCGGGAGTACCAGTTTCAATGGCGTATGTTGATACTGAATATGCCGATATTGGCACCGCAATTTTGGCAGAAGTGCGAGGCAAAAAGCTTCCCATGACAGTCACCAAAATGCCTTTTGTGCCACAACGTTACTATCGTGGCTAG
- a CDS encoding CreA family protein, with translation MLKRTLSVALLGLLLSGCDNSEVGDVSLGIFTTKDIKINTLTDPDVPGVTCHVASIEANLSLSDPSDSSIACRQTGEITPEMIANVDKSESGEIVFKKSKSIFFKSMKIRRIFDVKNQTLMYISYSTKETSGSFKHSLSTVPLWGTKAYNVYTGETK, from the coding sequence ATGTTAAAAAGAACACTTAGCGTTGCTTTGCTTGGCCTGTTGCTTAGCGGTTGTGACAATTCGGAAGTCGGCGATGTAAGTTTAGGCATTTTCACCACCAAAGATATTAAAATCAATACACTAACCGACCCTGACGTTCCCGGGGTAACTTGCCATGTCGCCAGTATTGAAGCTAATCTCAGCTTGTCTGATCCTTCAGACTCTTCCATTGCCTGTCGTCAAACTGGTGAGATTACTCCAGAAATGATTGCGAACGTCGATAAATCTGAATCTGGTGAAATCGTATTTAAAAAATCAAAAAGTATTTTCTTTAAGTCGATGAAAATTCGCCGTATTTTTGATGTAAAAAACCAAACACTTATGTACATATCTTACTCAACAAAAGAGACGTCGGGCAGCTTTAAACACAGCCTATCGACAGTACCACTCTGGGGTACTAAAGCTTACAATGTGTACACTGGTGAGACGAAATAG
- a CDS encoding sensor domain-containing diguanylate cyclase translates to MILNQPYITNTPELSSSSLELKCLFLALCIVFLVNTPMSYIKSGREDAFAKQLIVLEHTYLIHDKILRLLSSISKTDIAQSYQKNPKPFNELRESFLASQDLIQNIAIHLVDKPSAKTTKKPINSASPYQRWNPNYPTHNYPIYHDKQQIGSLSITLNLSKFANYQAPNTLVLDDQSNAVMSTFGPVTQGKPFVSLYPRAWYDLQATQRPTGLLEYETRSISYRKVHLPENRTLFLLRVIDNNELVPPYFYLILFLGSALVAISVYVYRMRKSRAKLTQMTYCDSLSGLYNRHYLTKIVEQISTQQHYWICMFDIDHFKQVNDAYGHDIGDNVIKHVSHMMKNRVRNTDYAFRIGGEEFVVILNVESLGDALSIVQRIRSDVEYYTTGPQVTISGGLCCFDGQWQECLKQADTLLYQAKQRGRNQICYPPLPLSQAS, encoded by the coding sequence ATGATTCTTAATCAACCCTACATCACTAATACACCAGAGTTATCTTCATCATCATTGGAGTTAAAGTGCCTTTTCTTGGCGTTATGTATTGTGTTTTTAGTCAATACTCCAATGAGCTATATTAAGTCAGGACGAGAAGATGCGTTTGCTAAACAATTAATAGTGTTAGAGCACACCTACCTTATCCATGACAAAATATTGAGGCTACTATCATCGATAAGTAAAACCGACATCGCGCAGTCATATCAAAAAAATCCGAAACCTTTTAATGAGTTACGCGAATCATTTCTAGCATCCCAAGACCTTATTCAGAATATTGCCATACATCTTGTCGATAAACCTTCGGCAAAAACAACCAAAAAACCAATCAACAGCGCTTCTCCATACCAGCGGTGGAACCCGAACTATCCAACGCATAACTACCCTATTTATCACGATAAGCAGCAAATAGGTTCTCTATCGATAACGCTCAACTTATCTAAATTTGCCAATTATCAAGCACCTAACACCCTTGTATTAGACGATCAAAGCAATGCGGTAATGAGCACCTTTGGCCCTGTTACGCAAGGAAAACCGTTTGTTTCACTCTATCCACGCGCATGGTATGACTTACAAGCAACCCAAAGGCCGACAGGACTATTAGAATATGAAACGCGAAGCATCTCCTATCGTAAAGTTCACTTACCCGAAAACCGAACCCTATTCTTATTGCGCGTAATTGATAATAACGAATTAGTACCACCCTATTTTTATCTCATATTGTTTCTTGGTAGTGCACTGGTAGCAATCAGTGTCTACGTATATCGTATGCGCAAAAGTCGAGCAAAACTGACTCAGATGACATACTGCGACTCTTTATCTGGCCTATATAATCGCCACTATCTCACCAAAATAGTTGAACAAATATCAACACAACAGCATTACTGGATATGTATGTTCGATATCGACCATTTCAAACAGGTAAACGATGCCTATGGTCATGATATTGGGGATAACGTGATAAAACATGTCTCCCACATGATGAAAAATCGAGTACGTAATACAGACTATGCATTTCGTATCGGAGGCGAAGAATTCGTGGTGATTTTAAATGTGGAGAGTCTTGGCGATGCACTGTCTATAGTGCAACGAATCAGAAGCGATGTGGAGTATTATACAACAGGGCCTCAAGTTACTATCTCAGGAGGCCTATGTTGTTTTGATGGACAGTGGCAGGAGTGTCTAAAGCAGGCCGATACTCTTCTTTATCAGGCAAAACAGAGAGGACGAAACCAAATTTGTTATCCTCCTTTGCCGTTGAGCCAAGCCAGTTAA